In a single window of the Scyliorhinus canicula chromosome 1, sScyCan1.1, whole genome shotgun sequence genome:
- the LOC119976114 gene encoding p53 apoptosis effector related to PMP-22 — protein MFKCGLAFPRCRWILPLLLLIAIIFDIIALAASSGWVDSKYNYASLWDQYRGREPKWDQTSLMEFGWAKATAAMLIIGCILLIICFILSFLALCKGQASLLKVIGLILFVAVLFQVIALIIYPVKFTETQIKNGDYEYSWSYGFGWGATILMIGCGVFFCCLPKYEEELYGQAKPIYFYG, from the exons CCTTCCCCCGCTGCCGCTGGATCCTGCCCCTGCTCCTGCTGATCGCCATCATCTTCGACATCATCGCGCTGGCCGCCAGCTCCGGCTGGGTGGACTCCAAGTATAACTATGCCTCCCTGTGGGATCAGTACCGGGGCAGGGAGCCCAAATGGGATCAGACATCCCTCATGGAGTTCG GTTGGGCCAAAGCTACTGCGGCTATGCTGATTATTGGCTGCATCCTGTTGATCATCTGTTTCATCCTGTCCTTCCTGGCTCTTTGCAAAGGCCAAGCGAGCCTGTTGAAAGTAATCGGCCTCATCCTCTTCGTCGCTG TCCTGTTTCAGGTCATCGCGCTCATCATTTACCCGGTCAAATTCACCGAGACCCAAATCAAAAATGGCGACTACGAATATAGCTGGAGCTACGGTTTTGGGTGGGGAGCGACGATCCTGATGATTGGCTGCGGCGTTTTCTTCTGCTGCCTTCCCAAGTACGAGGAAGAACTCTACGGTCAGGCCAAACCCATCTACTTTTACGGCTAA